One window of the Sulfitobacter alexandrii genome contains the following:
- the greA gene encoding transcription elongation factor GreA: MEKIPMTRAGHTALEAELKQLKSVERPAIIKAIAEAREHGDLSENAEYHSAKEKQSFIEGRIKELEGVISLADVIDPAKMSGPIKFGATVTLVDEDTDEEKTYQIVGEYEARIEDGLLNIKSPIARALIGKEEGDSVEVRTPGGEKSYEVLKIVYA; this comes from the coding sequence ATGGAAAAGATCCCAATGACCCGCGCGGGCCACACTGCGCTGGAAGCCGAACTGAAGCAGCTCAAGAGCGTCGAGCGCCCCGCCATCATCAAGGCGATCGCCGAAGCCCGTGAACACGGCGACCTGTCCGAAAACGCCGAATATCACTCCGCCAAGGAAAAGCAGTCCTTCATCGAGGGGCGCATCAAGGAGCTGGAGGGCGTGATCTCGCTCGCCGACGTGATCGACCCTGCCAAGATGTCCGGCCCGATCAAGTTCGGCGCCACGGTGACCCTCGTGGACGAGGACACGGACGAGGAAAAGACCTACCAGATCGTTGGTGAATACGAAGCCCGGATCGAGGACGGCCTGCTGAACATCAAGTCGCCCATCGCGCGGGCGCTGATCGGAAAGGAAGAAGGCGATTCGGTCGAGGTGCGAACACCGGGGGGCGAAAAATCCTATGAGGTTCTCAAGATCGTCTACGCCTGA
- a CDS encoding VOC family protein: MTALLEHTNFTVSDPAATAAWMEKLFGWHVRWQGEAISGGHTVHVGSQSQYLALYTPPGATGAATDSYARIAGLNHIAVVVDDLDATEAAIAAHGFKTGKHADYEPGRRFYFHDDDGIEYEVVSYA; this comes from the coding sequence ATGACCGCACTTCTCGAACATACCAATTTCACCGTGTCCGATCCGGCGGCGACGGCCGCGTGGATGGAAAAGCTCTTTGGCTGGCACGTGCGCTGGCAGGGCGAGGCCATTTCCGGGGGTCATACGGTCCATGTCGGATCGCAGAGCCAGTACCTCGCGCTCTATACACCGCCCGGCGCGACCGGGGCGGCGACCGACAGCTATGCGCGGATCGCCGGCCTGAACCATATCGCCGTGGTGGTCGACGATCTGGACGCCACCGAAGCGGCGATTGCGGCGCATGGTTTCAAGACCGGCAAGCACGCCGACTACGAACCGGGACGACGGTTCTATTTTCACGATGACGACGGCATCGAGTACGAGGTCGTCAGCTACGCCTGA
- a CDS encoding electron transfer flavoprotein-ubiquinone oxidoreductase, with product MADIEREAMEYDVVIVGAGPAGLSAAIRLKQLDADCNVVVLEKGSEVGAHILSGAVLDPCGLDALIPDWKEKGAPLNVPVKEDNFYMLGEAGKVRVPNFPMPPLMNNHGNYIVSMGNVCRWMAEQAEELGVEVFPGMACSKLVFGDNGEVKGVVAGEMGIGADGEPGPSYEPGMELHGKYVFLSEGVRGSLSKQVIAKYGLDEGKEPQKYGLGMKEIWEIDPEKHREGTVTHTMGWPLGKNAGGGSFIYHLDNNQVYVGFVVHLGYKNPHVFPYMEFQRFKHHPMVKELLEGGKRVAYGARAITEGGYQSMPKMVAPGVALLGCSVGMVNVPRIKGNHNAMLSGKAAAEAAFEAMSAGRSGDELTDYETEVREGEIGKDLKKVRNVKPLWSKYGLTTSLAVGGFDMWCNTFGFSLLGTMGHGKSDAEVTEKASKHKPIDYPKPDGKLSFDRLTNVSFSFTNHEESQPAHLKLKDPDLPVKVNLPEYDGPSARYCPAGVYEFVKDDKTGEDRFVINFQNCVHCKTCDIKDPKQNIVWTTPQGGDGPNYPNM from the coding sequence ATGGCCGATATCGAACGCGAAGCAATGGAATACGATGTGGTCATCGTGGGCGCCGGGCCCGCAGGTCTGTCGGCCGCAATCCGGCTCAAGCAACTTGACGCCGACTGCAATGTGGTCGTGCTCGAGAAAGGGTCGGAAGTGGGCGCACACATCCTGTCGGGCGCGGTCCTCGATCCCTGCGGTCTCGACGCGCTGATCCCCGACTGGAAGGAAAAGGGCGCACCTCTGAACGTCCCGGTCAAGGAAGACAATTTCTACATGCTGGGCGAGGCGGGCAAGGTGCGGGTGCCGAACTTCCCCATGCCGCCGCTGATGAACAACCACGGCAACTACATCGTGTCCATGGGCAACGTCTGCCGCTGGATGGCCGAACAGGCCGAGGAACTGGGCGTCGAGGTGTTCCCCGGCATGGCCTGCTCCAAACTGGTGTTTGGCGACAACGGCGAGGTCAAGGGCGTCGTCGCGGGCGAAATGGGCATCGGTGCCGACGGCGAACCCGGCCCCAGCTATGAGCCGGGGATGGAGCTGCACGGCAAGTATGTCTTCCTGTCCGAGGGCGTGCGCGGCAGCCTGTCCAAGCAGGTGATCGCCAAGTATGGCCTGGACGAGGGCAAGGAGCCGCAGAAATACGGCCTCGGCATGAAGGAGATCTGGGAGATCGACCCGGAAAAGCACCGCGAAGGCACCGTGACCCACACAATGGGCTGGCCGCTGGGCAAGAACGCGGGCGGCGGATCGTTCATCTACCATCTCGACAACAACCAGGTCTACGTCGGCTTCGTGGTGCACCTGGGCTACAAGAACCCCCATGTCTTCCCCTACATGGAATTCCAGCGGTTCAAGCATCACCCGATGGTCAAGGAACTGCTGGAGGGCGGCAAGCGCGTGGCCTACGGCGCGCGGGCGATCACCGAAGGCGGCTACCAGTCGATGCCCAAGATGGTGGCGCCGGGTGTCGCGCTGTTGGGCTGTTCCGTGGGCATGGTCAACGTGCCGCGCATCAAGGGCAACCACAACGCGATGCTGTCCGGCAAGGCAGCGGCGGAAGCGGCCTTCGAGGCGATGTCCGCCGGCCGCTCCGGCGACGAGCTGACCGACTACGAGACCGAGGTGCGCGAGGGCGAGATCGGCAAGGACCTCAAGAAGGTGCGCAATGTCAAACCGCTCTGGTCCAAGTACGGCCTGACCACGTCGCTCGCCGTCGGCGGCTTCGACATGTGGTGCAACACCTTCGGATTTTCCCTGCTCGGGACGATGGGCCATGGAAAATCGGATGCTGAGGTGACCGAAAAGGCCTCCAAGCACAAGCCGATCGACTATCCCAAGCCCGACGGCAAGCTCAGCTTTGACCGGCTGACCAACGTGTCCTTCTCCTTTACCAACCACGAGGAAAGCCAGCCGGCACACCTCAAGCTGAAGGATCCCGACCTGCCGGTGAAGGTGAACCTGCCGGAATACGATGGCCCGTCCGCCCGGTACTGCCCGGCGGGAGTCTACGAGTTCGTGAAGGACGACAAGACCGGCGAGGACCGTTTTGTCATCAACTTCCAGAACTGCGTGCACTGCAAGACCTGCGACATCAAGGATCCCAAGCAGAATATCGTCTGGACCACGCCGCAGGGCGGTGACGGGCCGAACTACCCGAACATGTGA
- the glp gene encoding gephyrin-like molybdotransferase Glp, translating into MTGFDTFVVVDWSARAAPSPRKPTADSVWVAVVQGGSTPTCHYHRTRHDAMAALRGLFDAELAAGRRVLAGFDFSFAYPAGFARALTGSDDPLGLWPVVAAMIEDAPDNANNRFDVARALNARFPGVGPFWGCPAGQEDAVLPARGSRRHGYGMLERRGVELHPDMKRSQPGWKLYTTGSVGSQALLGIPRLQALREHYGDALRVAPFERGDAPLVLAEVYPSLISDVVADARREDEILDRAQVRVLATALSRLAPETLDALLREGDPVEGWSLGVGKADVLRAAARMEQAPLLRNDCFALPPGVKWTRVVEALAHLRERMQPVTDIETVSLGVAAGRIAARDISARRANPPLPNTAVDGYGFAGGRGEGTHRLPLAPGRAAAGDRPGAVPDGQAIRVLTGAALPKGVDTVILQEDVAVAEGEIVFHGPVKTGANTRRAGEDVEAGDRVVPAGRRITAPDLALLAATGVAEVEVRAGLRVGVLSTGDELIEPGEPASDGQIFDANQPMLTALVTEFGHHAVDLGRVGDDRAALRQAFDDAAGRVDVILTSGGASAGDEDHVSALLTETGTMGLWRIAVKPGRPLALGMWQGKPVFGLPGNPVAAMVCTLIFARPALAVLAGGNWSEPLGFDVPAAFSKRKKAGRREYLRARIRDGRAEVFASEGSGRISGLSWAEGLVELPEPAVEVAPGDTVRFIPYGSFGL; encoded by the coding sequence TGACCGGCTTCGATACCTTCGTGGTGGTCGATTGGTCCGCCCGTGCCGCACCTTCGCCCAGAAAGCCGACCGCCGATTCCGTCTGGGTTGCCGTAGTGCAGGGGGGAAGCACGCCTACCTGCCATTATCACCGCACCCGGCACGACGCGATGGCGGCGTTGCGCGGTCTTTTCGACGCGGAGCTGGCGGCGGGGCGGCGCGTGCTGGCGGGCTTCGATTTCTCCTTTGCCTACCCCGCGGGCTTTGCCCGCGCCCTGACCGGCTCGGACGATCCGCTGGGCCTGTGGCCGGTGGTGGCCGCGATGATCGAGGATGCGCCGGACAACGCCAACAACCGGTTCGACGTGGCCCGCGCGCTCAATGCGCGCTTCCCCGGCGTCGGGCCGTTCTGGGGATGTCCGGCAGGGCAGGAGGACGCGGTCCTGCCTGCCCGGGGCTCGCGAAGACACGGCTACGGGATGCTGGAGCGGCGCGGGGTCGAACTGCACCCGGACATGAAACGGTCCCAGCCGGGTTGGAAACTCTACACGACCGGATCGGTCGGCTCGCAGGCCCTGCTGGGCATCCCGCGCCTGCAGGCGCTTCGCGAGCATTACGGCGATGCGCTCCGCGTGGCCCCGTTCGAGCGGGGCGATGCCCCGCTCGTGCTGGCGGAGGTCTATCCTTCGCTCATTTCCGATGTGGTTGCCGACGCCCGCAGGGAAGACGAGATCCTCGACCGTGCACAGGTGCGCGTCCTGGCAACGGCGCTGTCGCGGCTGGCGCCGGAAACGCTTGATGCCCTGCTGCGCGAGGGCGATCCGGTCGAAGGGTGGTCCCTGGGCGTCGGCAAGGCGGATGTCCTGCGGGCGGCGGCGCGGATGGAACAGGCACCGCTCCTGCGCAATGACTGCTTTGCCCTGCCGCCCGGCGTCAAGTGGACCAGAGTGGTCGAGGCACTGGCACATCTGCGCGAGCGGATGCAGCCGGTCACGGATATCGAAACCGTGTCGCTGGGCGTGGCGGCGGGGCGGATCGCGGCCAGGGACATTAGCGCGCGGCGGGCAAATCCGCCCCTGCCGAACACGGCGGTCGATGGCTACGGCTTTGCGGGGGGGCGAGGCGAGGGCACCCATCGCCTGCCGCTTGCCCCGGGCCGCGCGGCGGCGGGGGATCGGCCCGGTGCGGTCCCTGACGGGCAGGCGATCCGCGTTCTGACGGGCGCGGCGCTGCCCAAGGGCGTGGATACCGTCATCCTGCAGGAGGATGTCGCGGTGGCCGAAGGCGAAATCGTTTTTCACGGACCGGTCAAAACCGGCGCAAATACCCGCAGGGCAGGAGAGGATGTTGAGGCGGGCGATAGGGTCGTGCCCGCGGGCCGCCGGATCACCGCGCCGGACCTCGCGCTGCTGGCAGCGACGGGGGTGGCAGAGGTCGAGGTGCGCGCGGGGCTGCGTGTCGGCGTGCTGTCCACGGGCGACGAGCTGATCGAACCGGGCGAACCGGCGTCGGACGGGCAGATATTCGACGCCAACCAGCCCATGCTGACGGCCCTCGTCACCGAATTCGGTCACCACGCGGTCGATCTGGGCCGGGTGGGCGATGACCGGGCGGCGCTGCGGCAGGCGTTCGATGACGCGGCGGGACGGGTCGACGTGATCCTGACCAGCGGCGGCGCCTCCGCCGGGGATGAGGACCACGTATCGGCGCTGCTGACCGAGACCGGCACCATGGGCCTGTGGCGCATCGCGGTAAAGCCGGGTCGCCCGCTGGCGCTGGGCATGTGGCAGGGAAAGCCTGTCTTCGGCCTGCCGGGAAATCCGGTCGCGGCGATGGTCTGCACGTTGATCTTCGCGCGACCGGCGCTGGCGGTCCTCGCGGGTGGGAACTGGTCGGAGCCGCTGGGCTTTGACGTGCCTGCCGCGTTTTCCAAACGCAAGAAGGCGGGCCGCCGCGAGTACCTGCGCGCGCGCATCCGCGACGGTCGGGCCGAGGTCTTCGCCTCGGAAGGGTCGGGAAGAATCAGTGGTCTCAGCTGGGCCGAAGGGCTGGTGGAGTTGCCCGAGCCGGCAGTCGAGGTGGCACCGGGGGACACGGTGCGGTTCATTCCCTACGGCAGCTTCGGGCTCTGA
- the soxR gene encoding redox-sensitive transcriptional activator SoxR: MAVNEGLSIGALADRTGLAVSAIRYYEAQGLIRPWRNAGGQRRFQRADLRRLSFVMIAQQFGFTLPQIKSELDRLPGGRTPTKADWARISAGFRAALDQRIDAMIRLRDNLDGCIGCGCLSLDTCALYNPADRAAALGQGPRYLMGDQPAS; encoded by the coding sequence ATGGCGGTGAACGAGGGCTTGTCGATCGGCGCGCTGGCGGACAGGACCGGGCTGGCGGTATCGGCGATCCGGTATTACGAGGCGCAGGGCCTGATCCGGCCCTGGCGCAATGCGGGCGGCCAGCGGCGGTTCCAGCGTGCCGACCTGCGCCGCCTGAGTTTCGTGATGATCGCGCAGCAGTTCGGCTTCACGCTTCCGCAGATCAAGTCGGAACTGGACCGCCTGCCGGGAGGCCGTACCCCGACAAAGGCGGACTGGGCGCGGATCAGCGCCGGCTTCAGGGCGGCGTTGGATCAGCGGATCGACGCGATGATCCGGCTCCGCGACAACCTCGACGGCTGCATCGGGTGCGGCTGCCTCAGCCTCGACACCTGCGCGCTTTACAACCCCGCGGATCGCGCTGCGGCGCTGGGGCAGGGGCCGCGCTACCTGATGGGCGATCAGCCCGCATCCTGA